Below is a genomic region from Trichomycterus rosablanca isolate fTriRos1 chromosome 15, fTriRos1.hap1, whole genome shotgun sequence.
CTGTTTGGTGAAGAGTGCAGGGAGGCTTTATCTACAATGAGTCACTCAACAGATGAGTCCTTGGTCAAAGAGAGAATGAGAGCAACTTTCCAGTATAGGCAGAAGCTGGTTCATGATAAGAATGCATCAGTTTCGGTCCTGGATGACTTTCCCCGTTTCCTTGACATTCCTGGATTGGTAAGAAAATTCATCTTAAATATTAGACAGGTCTccacttttttttcctttcttttggaAACATGTTTAGACAACCTGTATATTTAATCATGTATGGAAATTGTGTGTCTCCTTCAAAGATTGACCAGGACTTCTCCATGATGTTTGGAGATGAGATGTCCAGTAGGTTTCTGGCAAAGTGGCCTACTTTTTTCAAGCCCAGAGTCATCCGTGACTGCAGGACCCTGACCCCGAATCAGTATGTTGAGGAACTGCTGTCAGCAATTGAACCCCAACCTGAGGATATCTATGGTGAGCGGAACTTTTTATTCCCAAAATATTtctgaacatttttaaaaagcatttgtcaGTTAAACACTGTTTGTTCTCTAGGATGGGACAGTGATATGTCAGCAATTCTCCTGCTTCTGCATCTACTTCCCCCAACCTCAAGaggccagaaaaaaaacagcaaagatCAGTTCAGCCCAGGCAGCCAACCATCTTGTGCGGTACCTTCCGGTATGTAATGTTTGATTTTTGTACATATTCAATGCTGTATTTTGTCTTGTCATTTAGAAACCTTTGATTTGAAgtaagggtggcacagtggcgctACAGATGGTGTCACTGTCACACAGCTCAAGGGTTCTGGTGGAGTGGATTCAAACCCTGCCTCAGGTCACTTTGGAATGTGGTGTGTTCTCcctgagtctgtgtgggtttccttcaggtgctctgGATTCctccacagtctaaaaacacatGTTGGTTGGTTGGTGTATTGGCTATTaaaaggtgtgagtgtgtgttgccctgtgatgggctggtgccctgtccagggtgcgttcctgctttgtgcccagtgattccagttaggctccagacccaccacaaccctgaacaggatgaagCAATTACagaaaatgattgaataaattaattaatgaaggATTGATTCAAAGAACATTTAGAGTAGTGATTATCAATTATTTGTATGTCACTGCATGAAAAGCTCTACTTGCACTGACCTGTAACATGTTCTATATTTCTAACCTATAGGAAGGAGCCAGTCTTACTACATTCCTTGAGAGAGCTGAAACGAAACAGCCCTTCCTCCTCTGCATTGGTGAGCAAAAGAACAAAATCTCAAAGTTCTACATCATCATCGACCAGAAGGCTGTCCCATGCAAGGCTCAGACATCGGTGGCTGCTTTTGATGAGCTATTTAAAGCTCACTACGTCTTCAGTCTTTCCTATGATGAAGCCCTAAGCAATGTTTATACATTTGTGCAGACCACAGTGTATAATATTGATGTTGGAAGTGCCAAGGAGAGCCCCCACGTTAAGGAACTTGGAGCAAGACTGCTGCAGCACAAAATCTGAACTAATAGTTTTTTGAAAAATAATGTTCACGTGTTTTGTCTGTAAAGTGCACCACAATAGTTGTTCGCTCCTTTGTCAGCATTTAAAATTTCACCATGGCTTATATCCTGGCAAAATTTTACGTTTGAAATGTGGAGAGCGAGgatgttctttatttttttgtacttACAATGGCTTTCAAAAGCACCTCAACAATGTACATAGGCACAGTTCCCCATGTTGATACTAGCGAGGATGTCACTGCACAAAGTGAAGATGAGGTGCAGTTTTCAAGTAATCAACCAAAATGTTCAACTTCTGTTGCCACTTCGGAAGTGTTTCATGTACCTTCACAGAGTTCTGATGATATGTCTCACCTGTCATCTACGTATGTGTGGTTCAATTGTTGCACATTTGCAAGCAGCAGGTCTCTCTGAAAGTACTGTCCAAACAATTGTTAGCTCAATGGAAGAAGTTGTTAATGATGTTCACAACCAAGCACGAGAGGCAGTTCTCAAAACCTTTTCTCCTGAAGAAAAGGATTCAGGTGTTTGTAAAAAAATAGAGCACTGTTTTGATCAACTAGACAATCCTTTTTCAGCATTAAACACAGAGGCAAAACGACAGAAACATTTTGATGAAAGGTGGGAAATAGTTGAACCTGAAGAACATGTCCTTGGGGTGAGAATGGATGTACGAAGAGATAGAACTACAGGTATATACAGCCAGTTCCCTGTAACAGACAAATATATGTATGTGCCCATTCTTGGTACACTCAAATCCATTTTCAAAAACAGGGAAATAAGAGAAAGCTTCTTGCAGGACAAATTGAGTGAAAAGGGCATTTACAAAGACATTAATAATGGTTCATATTTCCAAAATCATTCCCTATTCTCACAAGAGAGACATGCTCTACAGCTTTTGCTCTATTATGATGATTTTGAAACAGCCAACCCTTTAGGTTCCAAGAAGGGGGTTCACAAAATTGGTGGTGTCTATTTTACTTTGAAAAATCTTCCACCTAAATGTAACTCTGTGCTAATGAATATACATCTTGAAACTCTTTTTTACACTAACGTTCTGAAGACATATGGTTTTGATGAAATATTGAAGCCTCTCATTG
It encodes:
- the LOC134329596 gene encoding uncharacterized protein LOC134329596, with translation MGESRLHKFLTIKFCLQPECLREGQLILTDESETEVDEDIFEELVKSGVLNFKISFRQPVTDGCSSSQGSALDAPKGEEIFMEYDKTKTLTDAKRKQMVNILVADMIETHGRIPPSSARTNYALGIVTLFPYLQDPYSDNGYIDQDFSMMFGDEMSSRFLAKWPTFFKPRVIRDCRTLTPNQYVEELLSAIEPQPEDIYGWDSDMSAILLLLHLLPPTSRGQKKNSKDQFSPGSQPSCAEGASLTTFLERAETKQPFLLCIGEQKNKISKFYIIIDQKAVPCKAQTSVAAFDELFKAHYVFSLSYDEALSNVYTFVQTTVYNIDVGSAKESPHVKELGARLLQHKI